In Amaranthus tricolor cultivar Red isolate AtriRed21 chromosome 5, ASM2621246v1, whole genome shotgun sequence, a genomic segment contains:
- the LOC130812764 gene encoding uncharacterized protein LOC130812764, whose protein sequence is MWIAATPLNYSRIFILKGCNFSSFRVQCSDTPRGFGSQDNNSAKKLSTSKQQKGGISQQSKPASVKSSSTPSQAPGLSTRPDKKYNQISSDPQFDEKLQAIKRSALEKKKAEVEKEFGAIDYDAPSEPEQNPIGLGTKIGVGIAVVVFGLVFALGDFLPSESINSSEDNGTVNQKRSKEEIAVLQSKLQQYETTLSSTPKDPIALEGAAVTLAELGEYARAASYLEDLTKEKPSDPDVYRLLGEVKYELKDYEGSAAAYRNSAKVTKAIDIEVLRGLTNALLAANKPDEAVQVLLDGRNRLSNSKLSESTSGTESSREENDKQDVDPIQVELLLGKAYSDWGHISDAVSVYDQLISSHPSDFRGYLAKGILLKENGNAGDAERMFIQARFFAPEKAKAFVDRYSRN, encoded by the exons atgtggaTTGCAGCAACTCCTTTGAATTATTCGCGCATTTTCATCCTCAAAGGCTGCAATTTTTCTTCATTTAGAGTTCAATGTTCTGATACTCCTCGTGGGTTTGGATCACAAGATAATAATAGT GCAAAAAAATTGAGTACTTCAAAGCAACAAAAGGGCGGAATTTCACAGCAAAG CAAGCCAGCAAGTGTAAAATCTAGCTCTACTCCTAGTC AAGCACCTGGCTTGAGTACAAGGCCTGACAAAAAGTATAACCAAATTTCTTCTGATCCTCAGTTCGACGAGAAGCTTCAAGCTATCAAAAG GTCAGCTCTTGAAAAGAAAAAAGCAGAGGTAGAGAAAGAGTTTGGGGCAATCGACTATGACGCACCAAGTGAGCCAGAGCAGAACCCAATTGGTCTTGGGACAAAG ATCGGAGTTGGAATTGCTGTTGTGGTCTTTGGCCTTGTTTTTGCTTTGGGGGACTTTCTACCATCTGAAAG CATAAATTCCTCTGAAGACAATGGAACAGTCAACCAAAAAAGGTCCAAAGAAGAGATAGCTGTTCTACAG AGTAAGCTTCAGCAATATGAGACAACTCTGAGCTCCACACCTAAAGATCCAATTGCTCTGGAA GGAGCTGCAGTAACATTAGCAGAACTTGGAGAATATGCCCGGGCTGCTTCTTATCTTGAAGACTTAACAAAG GAGAAGCCAAGTGATCCAGATGTCTATCGCCTGCTGGGGGAAGTAAAGTACGAACTGAAAGATTATGAAGGAAGTGCTGCGGCATACAGAAACTCAGCGAAG GTGACCAAAGCCATAGATATTGAAGTTTTGCGTGGACTTACAAATGCCTTACTAGCTGCCAACAAGCCAGACGAG GCTGTTCAGGTCCTTCTGGATGGCCGTAATCGCCTTAGTAACAGCAAGTTAAGTGAGAGTACTAGCGGGACCGAAAGCAGCAGAGAGGAAAATGACAAGCAAGATGTGGATCCAATTCAA GTTGAATTGCTGCTTGGAAAAGCCTATTCGGATTGGGGTCACATCAGCGATGCCGTATCTGTTTATGATCAATTGATTTCTAGCCACCCAAGTGACTTTCGGGGTTACTTAGCTAAG GGGATATTGTTGAAAGAAAATGGCAATGCTGGAGATGCAGAACGGATGTTTATACAA GCACGTTTCTTTGCTCCTGAAAAGGCGAAGGCATTTGTGGATCGTTACTCAAGAAACTAA
- the LOC130813163 gene encoding protein SMALL AUXIN UP-REGULATED RNA 9-like, whose protein sequence is MESKKSNKIRDIVRLQQILKKWRKTANASKNNPTNNNGSSSSNSSSNKGIKFLKKTLSFSDNSVSSVTEYVPKGYLAVCVGKELKRYVIPTEYLGHQAFGILLREAEEEFGFHQEGVLKIPCDVVVFERILKMVEQKRDEFYFHEMGHFEFHGSDFDVMSSSLSASCSPDCDHLLQPSLPQLCR, encoded by the coding sequence atggaATCAAAAAAGTCGAACAAAATCAGAGACATAGTAAGGCTTcaacaaatcttaaaaaaatggAGGAAAACAGCAAATGCATCAAAAAACAACCCAACAAACAACAATGGAAGCAGTAGCAGtaatagtagtagtaataaaggcataaaattccttaaaaaaacattatcatTTTCAGATAACTCTGTTTCTTCAGTTACAGAGTATGTTCCAAAAGGTTATTTAGCGGTTTGTGTTGGGAAAGAATTAAAAAGATATGTAATCCCAACTGAGTATTTGGGTCACCAAGCATTTGGGATTCTTTTAAGGGAAGCTGAAGAAGAATTTGGGTTTCATCAAGAAGGTGTTCTTAAGATCCCTTGTGACGTCGTCGTTTTTGAAAGGATCTTAAAAATGGTGGAACAAAAAAGGgatgaattttattttcatgAAATGGGTCATTTTGAATTTCATGGGTCGGATTTTGATGTTATGAGTTCTTCTTTAAGTGCTTCTTGTTCTCCTGATTGTGatcatcttcttcaaccttctcTTCCTCAGTTGTGCagatga